The Mucilaginibacter gracilis genomic interval GGTATCAACCACTATTAATACTTTTTCAACCTCGCTACAGGCCATTAAATAGGCCTCGGCTTCGTCGTTTTCAATCATGCAAACCAACACTACCGAATCAATGGCCGGTATGGTTACCATCCGATTACCGTTAAATTCCGTAGCGTTTAAACGCACGTTAAACAGTTCGGGCCTGTCAACCCTTTCAACAGTGCAGGTATAGCTATCGGTATCTACCTCGGTAACCGTGCCGGTTGTAACCTGGGCGGGTAAGCGTGATACATGCTTTTGTAAAAGCTTTAATAAAAGATCTTCTATAGCCGCCATTATATTTTAAAACTGATGGTGTTATCGCGTGATATGCCGTTTTCGTCGTATTTCTTCACAACTTTTTCAATCAGGTATTTACCGTCACGTTCCAGATAGTCAAAATCAATAATGTTTAAACTATCCCCCGCCTTTGTCCTGGGTATTCCGTACCCGGTAATTGAACCTTTATAGCCGTCGAAGTTCAGGCTGCTAAAAACCTTATCGGCAAACTGCTTTACCTGGGCATCACTTGTACCCACCGGGAAACTCATTTTATGTACCGATGTATCTTCAAGCTTTGGCCCAACACTGTATTTAAACTTTTTGCCATCGGCCCGGTTAGCAACTGCCTCTACCCGTACATTAGTGCTATCCTTGTGCTCAAAAACAAGGTTGTTACTGCCGGGGCGGGTATTTGCACGGTAAATGCGCCTGCCGTTTTTAAATTCATCACACAGGTAATAAGTGTGCTCGTCGCCAAATCCGCGCACATCGTAGGCAAATTGGGTGTGCAAAACACCATCCTTAATAAAGCTGTAAAAGCCGTAACACTCGTTCAGTTGCTTTAAGGCCTGGTAACTTGTTACTTTAGTAAGTATCGTTTTACCCAAATTAACATCGGGGCATTGAATTTGATAACCTGGTGCTATATCGTTTAAGAGCTGTTTAAGGGTTACCGATTTATAGCTTTTGCTAACCTCGTTTTTACGTAAAGGGTAAAATTCATCGTCAAACTTTAGCACTACCGGTGCCGTGCCGCCTATCTCTTTAAGGTAGCCGGTAAACTCTAACGGCACATCATCGTTATACCCAAAATACACCTGGGCCTTATCGCCGGGTGTAAGTAAATTAAGCAGGTTTTTACCTTGCAGGTTAATAAGATTACGGGGTATCACAATAGTACACGTGTCGCCCATTTCCTTTACGCTCTCGCTCACCTCGATGGATTGTATAGCCCCGGTGGTTGTTGTACCAAAGTCTATCATTGTACCATCATGTTTAGTAAGCACCAAACGCGAATGCATGCGGTAGTAGCCGTTATTTGCCATACACCTGGAATGCTACGGGCTGCAAGCTGCGTGCCTTAAAGCTGTAACTTAGGGTATCTTCAAACCCTTCAACGCCGCTTAAATCAGTCCAGTCGGTAACATACAGCGACTTAATGCCCAAATCCTCAAACAAAATGCACGATACCACATCAAACACATCATCAATTTCAAAGAACTGCCTCAATTGCTTTACCTGACGGGTTGGGTAAAGGTGGTTTTCCATATCTACGATGATGCCTTTCAGTTCAATCTCGTATGATCGTTTGGAGAAATTCTCCACCACTTCACCCTCGCCCCGGTCGGGCTTTGTGGTATTGATAACCTTTTCCCTGGAAGTGGTTATCATGGGCGGGGCCACAAAAACAGACGAGTCGGCACTGGTTATGCTATAATTAAAGTTGCCGAACTGTATTTCAAAATCGCCGCATTTAAGTGCCAGGTCGGCAAAGCAAAAGTTAGATGTTGAGTAAGGCGTTGGCGCGGTAAACGGGTTTTTATTGCTTGCGCTTCCGCTTTGTTTGGGCATCGAAAATTGATGTAAAAGCCTATTCTTAGCGGATGCCTCTACCGTGCCGATACCTACATTTGACAGCAAATGAAATTTTGAAGCAACCGCGCCAAAAGCAGCCTGATAGCGCGGTAATAAATCAATTTTAAACTTCATTTCTTTTCCTTAACACCTAATATGCCCTTTTCGGCCAGCCACTCTAACCGCCTGATATTCTCAATCCAATCATCATCACTCAATTCCCAGGGGCGCGTTTCCTTAAAATGGAACTGCATTAATGCGTCCTGTTTTCTATAGTAATCTTCACCCGGCACATCCTGGATGGCCGGGCAAAGGTCAATTAGTTTTTTAGGATGGCTCTCCTTATAGGGATTAGCTGGGCGCAGGCATCAAAGGCACCGGCGAATAAACCGGCATTGGCTTTAACCTCATCTTTACGGGTTAAAAAGCAACCGTTTATCATAATTTCTTTAGCCTTGTCGGGATTCTTGTCCGACCATTTTTCAAACTCGCCTAATACCTTTCTATCAGGTGCTTTAAGCACCGCCCCTAAAAAGGCATCGCCATTATCGTCTAATGGTAATTCGCATTTCATCACCTGGTCTTTACCCCAAAGTAATTTCCAGTCTTCAATTTGCGCATCTGTTGTACCGTAGTGCATCAGTGTATTGGTTTCTTTTTTATCCACTTTTTAATTGGTTTTAGTTATGGTTTAGCCCCATAAGGGGCGTTAATTACTTATGCGTTATTGTAGGAAATACCAAGTACAAACATATCGTACTTGAATTTTAAGCCCATTTCGCCCGATATTTCGCGGCCCTGGTTCTGAAACTTACAGGTAATGGTATCGTTAACGATAGCGTTAAACTCGTTTACAAAACTTACGTTGATGGGGAAGGGTGGTATCGCCATCAGGTCGCCATTTGGCGCGATGGATTCAAATTGAATACCCTCGGTCATGGCTATGGTTAACGAACACTCGTAAGCCTTTTTTCCCCGGCTCCAGGTTACCGGCTCATTACTGCCTAAAGCGTAATTTAATTGATGATCCTGTTTAGTGTTGTAAGAAATATCTTCAACCTCGTATGCAATTGCACCAAGTATATCAACATTCACATCGCCCCCATCGTAGGCCTTACCGTCTTTTCTTATTGTTGACATTAGCTTAGTGTTGATTTGATGTTTACTACTCCGTTAATTTGCGCTATCGTGCCTTCGGGTACCCAGTTGAAGCTTACGCCAAGCGTTTTAGTGCCTGATAATAGGTTGCTGTTCCGGTCTACTTTCACATTACCGCCGCTTATAATACCTGCATCTGAAAGGCCCTTAAACACATCGTTGCCTAAATCTTCCAGGGCTTTAATTCGGCCAA includes:
- a CDS encoding DUF6046 domain-containing protein — translated: MKFKIDLLPRYQAAFGAVASKFHLLSNVGIGTVEASAKNRLLHQFSMPKQSGSASNKNPFTAPTPYSTSNFCFADLALKCGDFEIQFGNFNYSITSADSSVFVAPPMITTSREKVINTTKPDRGEGEVVENFSKRSYEIELKGIIVDMENHLYPTRQVKQLRQFFEIDDVFDVVSCILFEDLGIKSLYVTDWTDLSGVEGFEDTLSYSFKARSLQPVAFQVYGK